In Thermodesulfobacteriota bacterium, the genomic stretch GTGAAGAAGCGGTAAGGACCGGTTATTTCACGAAAGAGCGTTATGAGGAAGTTCTGAGCGAAGCCTATTGCCGCGCGCTTAATTCATTCGCAGATTTTCGTTATAACAGCGAAAGGGGAAGTAAGGAGGGACGGCAATGAACAGGAGCCACGCAATAAAGATCTTTTCCGGGAAAAGGGTGCCCACTACCGTCACCCCTTACCCCCCCCATATAGATGCCCTCCGACCCTTCTCATCCAGCCAAGCTCCTCCTCCGTCATGGCTCCCCGGTCGAGCACCTTTAGATTCTCCCTGAGCTCCCCGGCGTTCTTGGCCCCGACAAGGCACATGTCGACGGACGGGTGGCTGAGGACGAAGCGGTAGCAGTCCGAGGGCGTGGGGGTCTTCTCGCCCGGCGGCATCTTATTGGGGTTCATGAGCCTGCCCCAGCACGTCGCCGTGTACGTGACCACGCCGGGCCTCTTATCCTCTTTTATCTCGCCTAAGAAGGGGAACGTATCTTGCTCCGCGCCGCTGTGGACCGCGTTATAGCGGATGTGAAAAAGGTCGAAGATGCCCTCCTTTGCCAGCTCGCCAAAGAGCTTCCTGTTGTGTCCGGAGAGGGCGATGTATTTACAGAGACCGTACTCTTTCATCCTCAGAGCCCGGTCGATTATCCGTTGGGGGGGGCGGCTGTTGTACCAGCCGAGCAGCAGCACGTCGCCGTAGTGGAGGCCGAGGCGCTTGAGCGCGCCCGCGTAGGAGTACTCCATGTGGGAGGCCAGGCGGGTAAAGCACGGGATCACGACGATAAGGTCGTCGCGCTTTCCCCTGCTGCAGATGTTCCTTACGGCCCGCGCCAGCCCCTCCCTCCGGAACGAGCCCCAGTAGAAGTAGTTGCACCCCCGCTCGAACGCCTCTTCCATGGCCTCGGCAGGGGCCCCGTAGCCGGAGGATAGACCCAGCCGTCCCACCCGGAGGCCGGTACGGCCGAGTACGCGCTGGTCACCTATGCTCATACGGGCAGGCTCATGCGCGCTTAACCACCGAGCGCCTCAAGGACCTCGTCGACGTGTCCCTCCACCTTCACACCGTACCAGGCCTTTTTGATAAAGCCCTTCTCGTCGACTATGAAGGTCGAGCGGATGATGCCGAGGGCGGTCTTACCGAAGCTCTTCTTCTGGCCGTAGGCGCCGTAGACCGTGGCCACCCTCCTGTCCCGGTCCGAGAGGAGAGGGAAGTTGACGCCGTGCCCGGCGTGGAACTTCTTGTGGGAGTCGATGTTGTCCGGGCTTACGCCGAGCACCACCGCGCCCTTGCCGACGACCTTTTGCAGGTTGTCCCTGAAGTCGCACGCCTCGGTCGTGCAGCCCGGCGTGTTATCCTTCGGATAGAAGTAGAGGACCACCTTCCTGCCGGAAAAGCCGGTAAGGGAATACTCCCGCTCCTTGCCCTTCTCGTCCAGACCCTGCAACTTGAATATCGGGGCCCTGTCTCCCTCTTTTAGCATGGCCAGCCTCCTTTCCTATTCTACTACCGGGATTTTACCACAAAAGCGCGGCCACGGAAGCCCCTTTGTTTTAGTTGTTGACAACTTCGCGTCCGGGACATATCATTTACCGTGTCCTTGCGGAGGAAGAGCTATTGCTGCTTCAGGTAAAGAAGAACGAGCCTGTGGGGTTCTGGGAGGGTTTTCTGGTCCAGGCGGCGGACTACGCGCCCAAGCTGCTTCTGGGTCTGGTGGTCTTTTTCGCCTTCTGGCTCGCGGCCTCGATGATCGGAAAGTTCATCCGCCGCTTCGGCGAGAGGACGGGGCTCGACCCGCACGTCCTGAACCTCATAAGGCAGGTCGTAAAGACGACCCTCATAGTGCTCGGGTTGGTGACCGCTCTCGGGACCGTGGGTATAAACGTCTCGGCGCTCGTGGCCGGGCTCGGCCTCATGGGCTTCGCGCTCGGCTTCGCGCTTAAGGACGCGCTCTCGAACCTGCTCTCCGGGGTGCTTATCCTGGTATACCGCCCCTTCAAGATAGACGACCGCATATCGGTTGCGGGCATCGAGGGGGCCGTAGCCAATATCGACCTCCGCTACACCACGCTCAAGGATAAGGGAAAGACCTACCTCATCCCCAACTCCACACTCTTCACCAAAGCCATAACCATCCTCAACTCCGGAGAGGACAAGCAGCCGTAACTAAAGAAAATCCTTCCTTTCCGACCCTTTTACGCAAACCCGTATTGAGTGTCCCCAATATCTCTGGTAGAGTTTATATATAAAGGGATGGAGAGCTAAAATACGCTCCCGGCGCAAGCCGGGGGCTTCAAATAGAGAAGGAGGGTCGTCATGGAAGGGGAGAAAAAAATCGGACTGCACAGGATGGTGGTGGAAAAAAGCCCGGAGGAGCACTTCGACAGGATCAACGAGGTAAGAGAGCGGGTGGTACCGCTCCTGACGCTCATGAGCCATTCGGTGGAGATTAACCCGAGGGCGGGCGACATGCTCACGAACGAGGAGCTCGGAGGGCTCGGGCTGCTCTTGAAGGACATGATGGAGGACGTCTTCGAGGCCACCGACGGGCTCTACGAGCTCTGTAAGGAGAGCAAGGAAGCCAGGCTCTCGTAAGGCCGAGCCGGGCACCGGCGTACAGAAGGGAACTCCCTTAAGGGAGTTCCCTTTTTTTGTGATACGGGGTGGGGGTGGGGGGGTGCTTTGTCGTTTTACCTCAACCCGCCTTCACCGAGTTCTTCTTGAACCATTTCGCAATCTCTTCGGGCCTGACGCGCCCGGCGGCCGCTTTCATGGTAAAGCGTTCGAGTTCCCTGTTTGTGGCTTCGAGGCGGTAGCCGTTTCGCAGAAGAAATATCGAGGCGGCGGCTATGGCTGTCCTCTTGTTCCCGTCCACGAAGGGGTGATTCTTTATGATGGAGTGCATCAGCGCTGCGGCCTTGCCGAAGATGTCGGGATAAAGCTCCTTTCCGTCGAACGTGGCGCGGGGCCTCTGGAGGGCCGACTTCAAGAGGGCCGGGTCGCGCATGCCGTGGTTTTTGATTCCCCCTCCCCCCCCACCGGTCTCCTCCATGATGCGATAGTGGATGAAGAGTACCTGCTCGGGGGTAAGGGGCTTCACTTGGAGAGCGCCTTTAGGGCGGGCCGGTACCTTTCTATGAACTCGTCGACCTGCGAGGCGAACTTTTTGTCTATGGAGCCCCGGGCCTTCTCGGCCTTCGGCTTGATGATTATCCTTTTCGTTTTTTTGTCCACCTCTACCTCGACCCGGGAGCCCACCGAGAGGTGGAGCTTTTCGAGCATCTCCCTGGGAATGGAGACCCCCTGGCTGTTGCCTATGGGACTTATCTTTCTCAGCATGACCGTCCTCCTGTTATTACCATGTTATAACATGGGGGCGCTGATGTCAACCGGTTTTCCGCCTCAGGCGGTCTACCCCAGCTCCACCTCCATCTTTTCAAGTACGCCTATCTTGTCCCTGAGCTCGGCCGCGCGCTCGAACTCGAGCCGTTTGGCCGCGGCCCCCATCTCCTTACGGAGCTTCTTGATCCTGCCCGGTATCTCGTGCGGGGCTATATACTCCTCGGTCTCCTCCTGCGCGGTCTCAACCGTGTAGTAGTCGGCCTCGTATATCGAGCTCATCACGTCCTTTATCCTGCTCTTTATGGTCGAGGGGGTTATATCGTTATCCCTGTTGAACTTCCCCTGTATCTTCCTGCGTCTCTCGGTCTCGTCGATCGCGGTCCGCATGGAGCGGGTTACGGTGTCGGCGTAGAGGATGACCCTTCCCTCGACGTTCCGTGACGCGCGGCCGAAGGTCTGAATCAAGGAGCGCGCCGAGCGAAGAAAACCCTCCTTGTCCGCGTCGAATATCGCGACGAGCGAGACCTCCGGCAGATCGAGCCCTTCGCGGAGCAGGTTTATCCCCACCAGCACGTCGAACTTGCCGAGCCTCAGGTCCCGGATTATCTCAACCCGTTCGAGCGTCTCAATGTCCGAGTGCAGGTAGCGCACCTTGAGCCCCAGGTCGTCGTAGTACTCGGATAGGTCCTCGGCCGTCCTCTTGGTAAGGGTGGTGACGAGCACGCGTTCTCCTCTCTCGACGCGTTTTTTTACCTCGCCCATGAGGTCGTCCACCTGCGAGTCCACGGGCCTTATCTCGACCTCCGGGTCCATGAGGCCGGTGGGCCGTATTATCTGCTCGACCACCACCCCGCCGGACCTTTCCAGCTCGTGGTCCCCCGGCGTGGCGGAGACGTATACGGTCTGCCCGACTTTTTTTTCGAACTCCTCGAACTTGAACGGGCGGTTGTCGAGCGCCGAGGGCAGGCGGAAGCCGTAGTCGACAAGGGTCGACTTTCTGGAGCGGTCGCCGTGGTACATGCCGCCTATCTGGGGTGTCGATATGTGGCTCTCGTCCACGAAGAGAAGGAAGTCGTCGGGGAAGTAGTCGATGAGGGTGTAGGGCGGCTCTCCCGGAAGCCTCGCGGCGAGGTGGCGCGAGTAGTTCTCTATGCCCGGACAGTAGCCCATCTCCTCCAGGAGTTCGAGGTCGAACATCGTCCTCTGCTCCAGCCTCTGCGCCTCGACGAGCTTTCCCTCCTTCTTGAGCGTGGTAAGCCTCTCGCGCAGCTCAACCCGTATGTCCTTTATGGCGCGCCTCATGTTCTCCTTCGTCGTGACGAAGTGGC encodes the following:
- a CDS encoding peroxiredoxin encodes the protein MLKEGDRAPIFKLQGLDEKGKEREYSLTGFSGRKVVLYFYPKDNTPGCTTEACDFRDNLQKVVGKGAVVLGVSPDNIDSHKKFHAGHGVNFPLLSDRDRRVATVYGAYGQKKSFGKTALGIIRSTFIVDEKGFIKKAWYGVKVEGHVDEVLEALGG
- a CDS encoding mechanosensitive ion channel domain-containing protein — protein: MLLQVKKNEPVGFWEGFLVQAADYAPKLLLGLVVFFAFWLAASMIGKFIRRFGERTGLDPHVLNLIRQVVKTTLIVLGLVTALGTVGINVSALVAGLGLMGFALGFALKDALSNLLSGVLILVYRPFKIDDRISVAGIEGAVANIDLRYTTLKDKGKTYLIPNSTLFTKAITILNSGEDKQP
- a CDS encoding type II toxin-antitoxin system death-on-curing family toxin; the encoded protein is MKPLTPEQVLFIHYRIMEETGGGGGGIKNHGMRDPALLKSALQRPRATFDGKELYPDIFGKAAALMHSIIKNHPFVDGNKRTAIAAASIFLLRNGYRLEATNRELERFTMKAAAGRVRPEEIAKWFKKNSVKAG
- a CDS encoding AbrB/MazE/SpoVT family DNA-binding domain-containing protein — translated: MLRKISPIGNSQGVSIPREMLEKLHLSVGSRVEVEVDKKTKRIIIKPKAEKARGSIDKKFASQVDEFIERYRPALKALSK
- the uvrB gene encoding excinuclease ABC subunit UvrB — encoded protein: MGTRRKGNSPFRLTSEFTPGGDQPGAIEELIRGIEEGRSHQTLLGVTGSGKTFTVANVIEAMGRPALVMAPNKTLAAQLFAEFRDLFPENAVEYFVSYYDYYQPEAYVPASDVYIEKDASINDEIDKLRHSSTHSLLTRRDVIIVASVSCIYGIGSPDDYGKIHLYAEKDMEAGRDEFLRKLIDMRYDRNDYDFHRGTFRVRGDTVEVFPAYEGETALRFEFFGDTIETISEVDPMRGKVINRVQKALIHPASHFVTTKENMRRAIKDIRVELRERLTTLKKEGKLVEAQRLEQRTMFDLELLEEMGYCPGIENYSRHLAARLPGEPPYTLIDYFPDDFLLFVDESHISTPQIGGMYHGDRSRKSTLVDYGFRLPSALDNRPFKFEEFEKKVGQTVYVSATPGDHELERSGGVVVEQIIRPTGLMDPEVEIRPVDSQVDDLMGEVKKRVERGERVLVTTLTKRTAEDLSEYYDDLGLKVRYLHSDIETLERVEIIRDLRLGKFDVLVGINLLREGLDLPEVSLVAIFDADKEGFLRSARSLIQTFGRASRNVEGRVILYADTVTRSMRTAIDETERRRKIQGKFNRDNDITPSTIKSRIKDVMSSIYEADYYTVETAQEETEEYIAPHEIPGRIKKLRKEMGAAAKRLEFERAAELRDKIGVLEKMEVELG